A single genomic interval of Bacillus spongiae harbors:
- a CDS encoding type II CAAX endopeptidase family protein: MKRFNKELPLLVSLLFAHILLYFTFIDKDIFWYMYTAAILFLVTFTLFYHIPKSQSDKKKDYLYGILSGLLLYGIFKIGFSLLVLFSSSVEKDVNKLYGNYSPEFFWHYLVLLFILIPGEEVFWRGFFQRRLASKMNSFMAIFISSIAYASIFYYSSQPIWMLAAFVAGLFWGLLYKWKESLRLVIVSHIVFILFFIILLPL, from the coding sequence ATGAAACGCTTTAATAAGGAACTACCTCTCCTTGTTAGCTTACTATTTGCACACATACTTTTATATTTTACGTTTATTGATAAAGATATCTTTTGGTATATGTATACAGCCGCTATTTTATTTTTAGTAACGTTTACGCTTTTTTATCATATTCCTAAAAGTCAAAGCGATAAAAAGAAGGATTACCTCTACGGAATCCTTTCAGGTTTACTACTATACGGAATATTTAAAATTGGATTTTCTCTCTTAGTTCTATTCTCTTCCTCAGTAGAAAAGGACGTAAATAAATTATATGGAAATTATTCACCTGAATTCTTTTGGCATTATTTAGTGTTATTATTTATTTTAATTCCAGGTGAAGAAGTATTTTGGCGTGGTTTTTTTCAAAGAAGGCTTGCAAGTAAAATGAACAGTTTTATGGCTATCTTTATTTCCAGCATTGCTTACGCTTCCATTTTTTACTATAGCTCTCAACCTATATGGATGCTCGCTGCCTTTGTAGCAGGACTATTCTGGGGACTTCTTTACAAGTGGAAAGAAAGCTTGCGACTTGTCATTGTTTCTCATATAGTCTTTATTTTATTCTTTATTATCTTGCTTCCTCTATAA
- a CDS encoding DUF6254 family protein: MSKSKREREREWKVRKEDQPSHGKVESFKELKNKKMD; the protein is encoded by the coding sequence ATGTCAAAATCTAAGCGTGAAAGAGAGAGAGAATGGAAAGTAAGAAAAGAAGACCAACCCTCTCATGGAAAAGTAGAATCTTTTAAAGAATTAAAGAATAAAAAAATGGACTAA